A genomic segment from Nicotiana tabacum cultivar K326 chromosome 9, ASM71507v2, whole genome shotgun sequence encodes:
- the LOC107763737 gene encoding protein PTST homolog 2, chloroplastic isoform X5: MVSLISTPPHFSKPPFFNTHLSFSPIPTIMFVINAPKRLHYRRKAAIFNQEMGGFKLSKGRPEDSAYCWCRKGVGSEGDMELEEEILAFMEISENPDAFPTRKELEKAGRVDLVEAIRNRGGWFSFGWDSEDDDTCTMNVNEVETVEMDFDIEEFQRRVKSCQESDSLHGNEAHFPGSGSSNSSFGNSSQPASPSGRSLEIVAEEDSGIEGILSRLEKERNSFLGIDLGKHGHSSHASSRDNIDDRSFGTTDAAGEVALGKSSIEVKSEAAGDDLVNITGSRTEALRRWKNENHNEISTRLQHLELELSLTLHSLKSKSKELNLKEVLGSSPSDLQRLSDAWEFQENEFMNARERLRSLRAKLAVLEGKMTLAIIDAQKILEEKQKRIDSASKALQILRTACIVWTNSASEVLLAGSFDGWTTQRKMEKSRERVFSISLKLYPGTYEIKFIVDGIWRIDPLRPTVHNNGHENNLLIII; encoded by the exons ATGGTTTCACTCATTTCGACACCACCACATTTCTCAAAACCTCCTTTTTTCAACACCCATTTGAGCTTTTCACCTATTCCTACTATAATGTTCGTTATAAATGCTCCCAAAAGACTTCATTACCGCAGAAAAGCTGCGATTTTTAACCAAGAAATGGGGGGTTTTAAGCTTAGCAAGGGAAGACCCGAGGATAGTGCATATTGCTGGTGTAGGAAAGGGGTAGGAAGTGAAGGGGATATGGAGCTGGAAGAAGAGATTTTGGCTTTTATGGAGATATCTGAGAACCCAGATGCTTTTCCGACAAGGAAAGAATTGGAAAAAGCTGGAAGAGTGGATTTGGTGGAGGCTATAAGGAATAGAGGAGGGTGGTTTTCTTTTGGTTGGGACTCCGAGGATGATGACACTTGCACTATGAACGTTAATGAAGTTGAGACTGTGGAAATGGATTTTGACATTGAGGAGTTTCAAAGGAGAGTCAAGAGTTGTCAAGAAAGTGATTCATTACATGGGAATGAAGCTCATTTTCCTGGTTCGGGATCTTCTAATTCTTCATTTGGGAATTCTTCTCAGCCTGCCTCGCCCTCTGGTAGATCGTT GGAAATTGTAGCAGAGGAAGATAGCGGGATTGAAGGGATATTGAGTCGACTAGAGAAAGAGAGGAACTCGTTTCTTGGAATTGATCTGGGAAAACACGGACATAGTTCTCATGCTTCAAGTAGGGACAACATAGATGACAGAAGCTTTGGAACCACTGATGCAG CTGGTGAGGTTGCTCTAGGTAAAAGTTCGATTGAAGTTAAGAGCGAAGCTGCGGGAGATGATCTTGTTAATATCACGGGGAGTAGAACCGAAGCTTTACGAAGATGGAAAAATGAAAACCACAATGAGATAAGCACCCGGCTTCAGCATTTAGAACTTGAGCTATCCTTGACACTGCACTCATTGAAATCCAAAAGCAAGGAGTTAAATTTGAAGGAG GTTCTTGGAAGCTCTCCAAGTGATTTGCAAAGGCTTTCTGATGCGTGGGAATTCCAGGAGAATGAATTCATGAATGCCCGGGAGAGATTGAGGTCGTTACGTGCAAAGCTGGCTGTGCTTGAGGGGAAAATGACACTTGCGATAAT TGATGCACAGAAGATATTAGAAGAGAAGCAGAAGAGGATTGATAGTGCTAGTAAAGCTTTGCAGATTCTTCGTACTGCTTGCATTGTTTGGACTAACTCCGCCTCAGAGGTTCTTCTAGCAGGTTCTTTTGATGGATGGACAACTCAG AGAAAGATGGAAAAATCACGCGAGCGTGTCTTTTCCATAAGCCTGAAGCTGTATCCAGGCACATATGAG ATCAAGTTCATTGTTGACGGCATATGGAGGATTGATCCTTTGAGGCCCACTGTTCATAACAACGGACATGAAAACAATCTTCTCATTATTATATAA
- the LOC107763737 gene encoding protein PTST homolog 2, chloroplastic isoform X1 gives MVSLISTPPHFSKPPFFNTHLSFSPIPTIMFVINAPKRLHYRRKAAIFNQEMGGFKLSKGRPEDSAYCWCRKGVGSEGDMELEEEILAFMEISENPDAFPTRKELEKAGRVDLVEAIRNRGGWFSFGWDSEDDDTCTMNVNEVETVEMDFDIEEFQRRVKSCQESDSLHGNEAHFPGSGSSNSSFGNSSQPASPSGRSLEIVAEEDSGIEGILSRLEKERNSFLGIDLGKHGHSSHASSRDNIDDRSFGTTDADRTDLGKNGSLNKGSPMKDIQRDSDEELNHSFSPPMWRKWSIQHADLQDIEFEAGEVALGKSSIEVKSEAAGDDLVNITGSRTEALRRWKNENHNEISTRLQHLELELSLTLHSLKSKSKELNLKEVLGSSPSDLQRLSDAWEFQENEFMNARERLRSLRAKLAVLEGKMTLAIIDAQKILEEKQKRIDSASKALQILRTACIVWTNSASEVLLAGSFDGWTTQDEYDALSMITVRTSSSAWFSVEGSSIESTSSYSCGQSERSSQLSHAWLEQENKRFSFRGYTQLISSAICFADLTRANCMTFCLHNLFFSFLLIVLGPRWGFQEGLWI, from the exons ATGGTTTCACTCATTTCGACACCACCACATTTCTCAAAACCTCCTTTTTTCAACACCCATTTGAGCTTTTCACCTATTCCTACTATAATGTTCGTTATAAATGCTCCCAAAAGACTTCATTACCGCAGAAAAGCTGCGATTTTTAACCAAGAAATGGGGGGTTTTAAGCTTAGCAAGGGAAGACCCGAGGATAGTGCATATTGCTGGTGTAGGAAAGGGGTAGGAAGTGAAGGGGATATGGAGCTGGAAGAAGAGATTTTGGCTTTTATGGAGATATCTGAGAACCCAGATGCTTTTCCGACAAGGAAAGAATTGGAAAAAGCTGGAAGAGTGGATTTGGTGGAGGCTATAAGGAATAGAGGAGGGTGGTTTTCTTTTGGTTGGGACTCCGAGGATGATGACACTTGCACTATGAACGTTAATGAAGTTGAGACTGTGGAAATGGATTTTGACATTGAGGAGTTTCAAAGGAGAGTCAAGAGTTGTCAAGAAAGTGATTCATTACATGGGAATGAAGCTCATTTTCCTGGTTCGGGATCTTCTAATTCTTCATTTGGGAATTCTTCTCAGCCTGCCTCGCCCTCTGGTAGATCGTT GGAAATTGTAGCAGAGGAAGATAGCGGGATTGAAGGGATATTGAGTCGACTAGAGAAAGAGAGGAACTCGTTTCTTGGAATTGATCTGGGAAAACACGGACATAGTTCTCATGCTTCAAGTAGGGACAACATAGATGACAGAAGCTTTGGAACCACTGATGCAG ACAGGACTGACCTAGGAAAAAATGGTAGCCTCAATAAAGGTAGCCCCATGAAAGACATTCAAAGGGATTCAGATGAGGAGCTTAACCATAGCTTTTCACCACCCatgtggagaaaatggagcatACAACATGCAGACCTTCAGGATATAGAGTTTGAAG CTGGTGAGGTTGCTCTAGGTAAAAGTTCGATTGAAGTTAAGAGCGAAGCTGCGGGAGATGATCTTGTTAATATCACGGGGAGTAGAACCGAAGCTTTACGAAGATGGAAAAATGAAAACCACAATGAGATAAGCACCCGGCTTCAGCATTTAGAACTTGAGCTATCCTTGACACTGCACTCATTGAAATCCAAAAGCAAGGAGTTAAATTTGAAGGAG GTTCTTGGAAGCTCTCCAAGTGATTTGCAAAGGCTTTCTGATGCGTGGGAATTCCAGGAGAATGAATTCATGAATGCCCGGGAGAGATTGAGGTCGTTACGTGCAAAGCTGGCTGTGCTTGAGGGGAAAATGACACTTGCGATAAT TGATGCACAGAAGATATTAGAAGAGAAGCAGAAGAGGATTGATAGTGCTAGTAAAGCTTTGCAGATTCTTCGTACTGCTTGCATTGTTTGGACTAACTCCGCCTCAGAGGTTCTTCTAGCAGGTTCTTTTGATGGATGGACAACTCAG gATGAATATGATGCCTTATCAATGATTACAGTAAGGACATCCTCTTCTGCATGGTTTAGTGTTGAAGGGTCATCAATAGAGTCAACATCTAGCTATTCTTGTGGCCAATCTGAAAGAAGTTCACAACTTAGTCATGCTTGGCTAGAGCAGGAAAACAAAAGATTCTCTTTTAGAGGGTACACCCAATTAATATCCAGTGCAATATGCTTTGCTGACTTGACTCGAGCAAATTGCATGACTTTTTGCCTTCAcaatcttttcttctcttttcttttgattgTGTTGGGACCCAGGTGGGGTTTTCAAGAAGGGCTATGGATCTAA
- the LOC107763737 gene encoding protein PTST homolog 2, chloroplastic isoform X4, producing the protein MVSLISTPPHFSKPPFFNTHLSFSPIPTIMFVINAPKRLHYRRKAAIFNQEMGGFKLSKGRPEDSAYCWCRKGVGSEGDMELEEEILAFMEISENPDAFPTRKELEKAGRVDLVEAIRNRGGWFSFGWDSEDDDTCTMNVNEVETVEMDFDIEEFQRRVKSCQESDSLHGNEAHFPGSGSSNSSFGNSSQPASPSGRSLEIVAEEDSGIEGILSRLEKERNSFLGIDLGKHGHSSHASSRDNIDDRSFGTTDAAGEVALGKSSIEVKSEAAGDDLVNITGSRTEALRRWKNENHNEISTRLQHLELELSLTLHSLKSKSKELNLKEVLGSSPSDLQRLSDAWEFQENEFMNARERLRSLRAKLAVLEGKMTLAIIDAQKILEEKQKRIDSASKALQILRTACIVWTNSASEVLLAGSFDGWTTQDEYDALSMITVRTSSSAWFSVEGSSIESTSSYSCGQSERSSQLSHAWLEQENKRFSFRGYTQLISSAICFADLTRANCMTFCLHNLFFSFLLIVLGPRWGFQEGLWI; encoded by the exons ATGGTTTCACTCATTTCGACACCACCACATTTCTCAAAACCTCCTTTTTTCAACACCCATTTGAGCTTTTCACCTATTCCTACTATAATGTTCGTTATAAATGCTCCCAAAAGACTTCATTACCGCAGAAAAGCTGCGATTTTTAACCAAGAAATGGGGGGTTTTAAGCTTAGCAAGGGAAGACCCGAGGATAGTGCATATTGCTGGTGTAGGAAAGGGGTAGGAAGTGAAGGGGATATGGAGCTGGAAGAAGAGATTTTGGCTTTTATGGAGATATCTGAGAACCCAGATGCTTTTCCGACAAGGAAAGAATTGGAAAAAGCTGGAAGAGTGGATTTGGTGGAGGCTATAAGGAATAGAGGAGGGTGGTTTTCTTTTGGTTGGGACTCCGAGGATGATGACACTTGCACTATGAACGTTAATGAAGTTGAGACTGTGGAAATGGATTTTGACATTGAGGAGTTTCAAAGGAGAGTCAAGAGTTGTCAAGAAAGTGATTCATTACATGGGAATGAAGCTCATTTTCCTGGTTCGGGATCTTCTAATTCTTCATTTGGGAATTCTTCTCAGCCTGCCTCGCCCTCTGGTAGATCGTT GGAAATTGTAGCAGAGGAAGATAGCGGGATTGAAGGGATATTGAGTCGACTAGAGAAAGAGAGGAACTCGTTTCTTGGAATTGATCTGGGAAAACACGGACATAGTTCTCATGCTTCAAGTAGGGACAACATAGATGACAGAAGCTTTGGAACCACTGATGCAG CTGGTGAGGTTGCTCTAGGTAAAAGTTCGATTGAAGTTAAGAGCGAAGCTGCGGGAGATGATCTTGTTAATATCACGGGGAGTAGAACCGAAGCTTTACGAAGATGGAAAAATGAAAACCACAATGAGATAAGCACCCGGCTTCAGCATTTAGAACTTGAGCTATCCTTGACACTGCACTCATTGAAATCCAAAAGCAAGGAGTTAAATTTGAAGGAG GTTCTTGGAAGCTCTCCAAGTGATTTGCAAAGGCTTTCTGATGCGTGGGAATTCCAGGAGAATGAATTCATGAATGCCCGGGAGAGATTGAGGTCGTTACGTGCAAAGCTGGCTGTGCTTGAGGGGAAAATGACACTTGCGATAAT TGATGCACAGAAGATATTAGAAGAGAAGCAGAAGAGGATTGATAGTGCTAGTAAAGCTTTGCAGATTCTTCGTACTGCTTGCATTGTTTGGACTAACTCCGCCTCAGAGGTTCTTCTAGCAGGTTCTTTTGATGGATGGACAACTCAG gATGAATATGATGCCTTATCAATGATTACAGTAAGGACATCCTCTTCTGCATGGTTTAGTGTTGAAGGGTCATCAATAGAGTCAACATCTAGCTATTCTTGTGGCCAATCTGAAAGAAGTTCACAACTTAGTCATGCTTGGCTAGAGCAGGAAAACAAAAGATTCTCTTTTAGAGGGTACACCCAATTAATATCCAGTGCAATATGCTTTGCTGACTTGACTCGAGCAAATTGCATGACTTTTTGCCTTCAcaatcttttcttctcttttcttttgattgTGTTGGGACCCAGGTGGGGTTTTCAAGAAGGGCTATGGATCTAA
- the LOC107763737 gene encoding protein PTST homolog 2, chloroplastic isoform X2: MVSLISTPPHFSKPPFFNTHLSFSPIPTIMFVINAPKRLHYRRKAAIFNQEMGGFKLSKGRPEDSAYCWCRKGVGSEGDMELEEEILAFMEISENPDAFPTRKELEKAGRVDLVEAIRNRGGWFSFGWDSEDDDTCTMNVNEVETVEMDFDIEEFQRRVKSCQESDSLHGNEAHFPGSGSSNSSFGNSSQPASPSGRSLEIVAEEDSGIEGILSRLEKERNSFLGIDLGKHGHSSHASSRDNIDDRSFGTTDADRTDLGKNGSLNKGSPMKDIQRDSDEELNHSFSPPMWRKWSIQHADLQDIEFEAGEVALGKSSIEVKSEAAGDDLVNITGSRTEALRRWKNENHNEISTRLQHLELELSLTLHSLKSKSKELNLKEVLGSSPSDLQRLSDAWEFQENEFMNARERLRSLRAKLAVLEGKMTLAIIDAQKILEEKQKRIDSASKALQILRTACIVWTNSASEVLLAGSFDGWTTQDEYDALSMITVRTSSSAWFSVEGSSIESTSSYSCGQSERSSQLSHAWLEQENKRFSFRGERWKNHASVSFP; encoded by the exons ATGGTTTCACTCATTTCGACACCACCACATTTCTCAAAACCTCCTTTTTTCAACACCCATTTGAGCTTTTCACCTATTCCTACTATAATGTTCGTTATAAATGCTCCCAAAAGACTTCATTACCGCAGAAAAGCTGCGATTTTTAACCAAGAAATGGGGGGTTTTAAGCTTAGCAAGGGAAGACCCGAGGATAGTGCATATTGCTGGTGTAGGAAAGGGGTAGGAAGTGAAGGGGATATGGAGCTGGAAGAAGAGATTTTGGCTTTTATGGAGATATCTGAGAACCCAGATGCTTTTCCGACAAGGAAAGAATTGGAAAAAGCTGGAAGAGTGGATTTGGTGGAGGCTATAAGGAATAGAGGAGGGTGGTTTTCTTTTGGTTGGGACTCCGAGGATGATGACACTTGCACTATGAACGTTAATGAAGTTGAGACTGTGGAAATGGATTTTGACATTGAGGAGTTTCAAAGGAGAGTCAAGAGTTGTCAAGAAAGTGATTCATTACATGGGAATGAAGCTCATTTTCCTGGTTCGGGATCTTCTAATTCTTCATTTGGGAATTCTTCTCAGCCTGCCTCGCCCTCTGGTAGATCGTT GGAAATTGTAGCAGAGGAAGATAGCGGGATTGAAGGGATATTGAGTCGACTAGAGAAAGAGAGGAACTCGTTTCTTGGAATTGATCTGGGAAAACACGGACATAGTTCTCATGCTTCAAGTAGGGACAACATAGATGACAGAAGCTTTGGAACCACTGATGCAG ACAGGACTGACCTAGGAAAAAATGGTAGCCTCAATAAAGGTAGCCCCATGAAAGACATTCAAAGGGATTCAGATGAGGAGCTTAACCATAGCTTTTCACCACCCatgtggagaaaatggagcatACAACATGCAGACCTTCAGGATATAGAGTTTGAAG CTGGTGAGGTTGCTCTAGGTAAAAGTTCGATTGAAGTTAAGAGCGAAGCTGCGGGAGATGATCTTGTTAATATCACGGGGAGTAGAACCGAAGCTTTACGAAGATGGAAAAATGAAAACCACAATGAGATAAGCACCCGGCTTCAGCATTTAGAACTTGAGCTATCCTTGACACTGCACTCATTGAAATCCAAAAGCAAGGAGTTAAATTTGAAGGAG GTTCTTGGAAGCTCTCCAAGTGATTTGCAAAGGCTTTCTGATGCGTGGGAATTCCAGGAGAATGAATTCATGAATGCCCGGGAGAGATTGAGGTCGTTACGTGCAAAGCTGGCTGTGCTTGAGGGGAAAATGACACTTGCGATAAT TGATGCACAGAAGATATTAGAAGAGAAGCAGAAGAGGATTGATAGTGCTAGTAAAGCTTTGCAGATTCTTCGTACTGCTTGCATTGTTTGGACTAACTCCGCCTCAGAGGTTCTTCTAGCAGGTTCTTTTGATGGATGGACAACTCAG gATGAATATGATGCCTTATCAATGATTACAGTAAGGACATCCTCTTCTGCATGGTTTAGTGTTGAAGGGTCATCAATAGAGTCAACATCTAGCTATTCTTGTGGCCAATCTGAAAGAAGTTCACAACTTAGTCATGCTTGGCTAGAGCAGGAAAACAAAAGATTCTCTTTTAGAGG AGAAAGATGGAAAAATCACGCGAGCGTGTCTTTTCCATAA
- the LOC107763737 gene encoding protein PTST homolog 2, chloroplastic isoform X3 — MVSLISTPPHFSKPPFFNTHLSFSPIPTIMFVINAPKRLHYRRKAAIFNQEMGGFKLSKGRPEDSAYCWCRKGVGSEGDMELEEEILAFMEISENPDAFPTRKELEKAGRVDLVEAIRNRGGWFSFGWDSEDDDTCTMNVNEVETVEMDFDIEEFQRRVKSCQESDSLHGNEAHFPGSGSSNSSFGNSSQPASPSGRSLEIVAEEDSGIEGILSRLEKERNSFLGIDLGKHGHSSHASSRDNIDDRSFGTTDADRTDLGKNGSLNKGSPMKDIQRDSDEELNHSFSPPMWRKWSIQHADLQDIEFEAGEVALGKSSIEVKSEAAGDDLVNITGSRTEALRRWKNENHNEISTRLQHLELELSLTLHSLKSKSKELNLKEVLGSSPSDLQRLSDAWEFQENEFMNARERLRSLRAKLAVLEGKMTLAIIDAQKILEEKQKRIDSASKALQILRTACIVWTNSASEVLLAGSFDGWTTQRKMEKSRERVFSISLKLYPGTYEIKFIVDGIWRIDPLRPTVHNNGHENNLLIII, encoded by the exons ATGGTTTCACTCATTTCGACACCACCACATTTCTCAAAACCTCCTTTTTTCAACACCCATTTGAGCTTTTCACCTATTCCTACTATAATGTTCGTTATAAATGCTCCCAAAAGACTTCATTACCGCAGAAAAGCTGCGATTTTTAACCAAGAAATGGGGGGTTTTAAGCTTAGCAAGGGAAGACCCGAGGATAGTGCATATTGCTGGTGTAGGAAAGGGGTAGGAAGTGAAGGGGATATGGAGCTGGAAGAAGAGATTTTGGCTTTTATGGAGATATCTGAGAACCCAGATGCTTTTCCGACAAGGAAAGAATTGGAAAAAGCTGGAAGAGTGGATTTGGTGGAGGCTATAAGGAATAGAGGAGGGTGGTTTTCTTTTGGTTGGGACTCCGAGGATGATGACACTTGCACTATGAACGTTAATGAAGTTGAGACTGTGGAAATGGATTTTGACATTGAGGAGTTTCAAAGGAGAGTCAAGAGTTGTCAAGAAAGTGATTCATTACATGGGAATGAAGCTCATTTTCCTGGTTCGGGATCTTCTAATTCTTCATTTGGGAATTCTTCTCAGCCTGCCTCGCCCTCTGGTAGATCGTT GGAAATTGTAGCAGAGGAAGATAGCGGGATTGAAGGGATATTGAGTCGACTAGAGAAAGAGAGGAACTCGTTTCTTGGAATTGATCTGGGAAAACACGGACATAGTTCTCATGCTTCAAGTAGGGACAACATAGATGACAGAAGCTTTGGAACCACTGATGCAG ACAGGACTGACCTAGGAAAAAATGGTAGCCTCAATAAAGGTAGCCCCATGAAAGACATTCAAAGGGATTCAGATGAGGAGCTTAACCATAGCTTTTCACCACCCatgtggagaaaatggagcatACAACATGCAGACCTTCAGGATATAGAGTTTGAAG CTGGTGAGGTTGCTCTAGGTAAAAGTTCGATTGAAGTTAAGAGCGAAGCTGCGGGAGATGATCTTGTTAATATCACGGGGAGTAGAACCGAAGCTTTACGAAGATGGAAAAATGAAAACCACAATGAGATAAGCACCCGGCTTCAGCATTTAGAACTTGAGCTATCCTTGACACTGCACTCATTGAAATCCAAAAGCAAGGAGTTAAATTTGAAGGAG GTTCTTGGAAGCTCTCCAAGTGATTTGCAAAGGCTTTCTGATGCGTGGGAATTCCAGGAGAATGAATTCATGAATGCCCGGGAGAGATTGAGGTCGTTACGTGCAAAGCTGGCTGTGCTTGAGGGGAAAATGACACTTGCGATAAT TGATGCACAGAAGATATTAGAAGAGAAGCAGAAGAGGATTGATAGTGCTAGTAAAGCTTTGCAGATTCTTCGTACTGCTTGCATTGTTTGGACTAACTCCGCCTCAGAGGTTCTTCTAGCAGGTTCTTTTGATGGATGGACAACTCAG AGAAAGATGGAAAAATCACGCGAGCGTGTCTTTTCCATAAGCCTGAAGCTGTATCCAGGCACATATGAG ATCAAGTTCATTGTTGACGGCATATGGAGGATTGATCCTTTGAGGCCCACTGTTCATAACAACGGACATGAAAACAATCTTCTCATTATTATATAA
- the LOC142164004 gene encoding uncharacterized protein LOC142164004: MTLWYAAPQDGHSGVEDALKRQFAVGDWAYLKVQPYKPISNHSSHKLASKYYRPFQIIKRIGPVAYTLLLLAGVKIHPTVHVSLLKKCYKIPSQISNPPIIDLATPYCLDPELVLQRRMIKIGNKVVAQVLVKWQGLHANAATWELVTVLQTRFPLCVIPVDKDLLFEGSTNTSY, from the exons ATGACATTGTGGTATGCTGCCCCTCAAGATGGTCACTCAGGGGTTGAAGATGCATTAAAAAG GCAATTTGCAGTTGGGGATTGGGCTTACTTAAAGGTCCAGCCGTATAAACCCATTTCTAACCATTCCTCACACAAATTGGCTTCCAAGTATTATCGGCCATTTCAGATTATCAAGCGGATTGGTCCAGTTGCCTATACCCTTTTATTACTTGCAGGAGTAAAAATTCACCCTACAGTTCATGTGTCACTACTGAAAAAATGTTATAAAATCCCTTCACAAATCTCCAACCCTCCTATCATTGATTTAGCCACCCCCTACTGTCTTGATCCTGAGCTAGTTTTGCAAAGAAGAATGATAAAAATAGGCAATAAAGTTGTGGCACAGGTTTTAGTTAAATGGCAAGGATTGCATGCTAATGCTGCTACTTGGGAACTTGTCACTGTTTTACAAACTCGATTTCCCTTGTGTGTGATCCCTGTGGACAAGGATCTTCTATTTGAGGGGAGTACTAATACAAGTTATTGA